One Rhinoderma darwinii isolate aRhiDar2 chromosome 6, aRhiDar2.hap1, whole genome shotgun sequence DNA window includes the following coding sequences:
- the TMEM204 gene encoding transmembrane protein 204, with protein sequence MGMQKLVAAAVAVALVSLILNNVAAFTPNWVYQTMEEGRKRSVGLWKMCLAGRGLSTRPGQGEERVCQSIGWGSEPSGLQESRNTVKLQFDMMRACNLIATVALTAGQLIFLMGLLELPIITQDSQWWEEAIAAVFQLASFVLVIGLVTFYRIGPHTTLSWSCYLDIGACLLATLAAAILIWNILHRREDCMAPRIIVISRTLTDRFRRGPDNDYVESPC encoded by the exons ATGGGCATGCAAAAACTAGTGGCTGCGGCTGTGGCAGTGGCGTTGGTATCGCTTATTCTCAATAATGTGGCTGCCTTTACTCCAAACTGGGTATACCAAACGATGGAGGAAGGGCGCAAGCGCAGCGTTGGTCTATGGAAGATGTGTTTGGCTGGTAGAGGATTAAGCACCAGGCCAGGACAAGGAGAAGAACGGGTGTGCCAATCTATTGGTTGGGGGTCTGAGCCATCTGGCTTACAAGAATCCCGGAACACGGTCAAGT TGCAGTTTGACATGATGAGGGCATGCAATCTGATTGCAACGGTTGCCCTGACTGCTGGGCAACTCATTTTCCTCATGGGTCTATTGGAACTGCCCATTATTACCCAGGATTCTCAGTGGTGGGAAGAAGCAATAGCCGCCGTTTTTCAACTTGCAA GTTTTGTTCTGGTCATAGGTTTGGTGACCTTCTACCGAATTGGACCCCACACAACTCTATCCTGGTCCTGCTACCTAGATATTGGTGCTTGCCTACTGGCAACATTGGCAGCTGCTATTCTTATTTGGAACATCCTCCACCGGCGGGAGGATTGTATGGCACCCCGAATCATTGTCATCAGCCGTACACTAACGGACCGCTTCCGCAGAGGCCCAGACAATGATTACGTTGAATCTCCCTGCTGA